One genomic region from Bacteroidota bacterium encodes:
- a CDS encoding histone H1 → MQQKFNQLKALVALAEEDMIKYSSKGNKTAGTRMRKSLQDIKEISTELRKQVLESRKMKV, encoded by the coding sequence ATGCAACAAAAATTCAACCAACTTAAAGCCCTTGTTGCTCTCGCTGAAGAAGACATGATTAAGTATTCATCAAAAGGAAACAAAACCGCCGGCACCCGCATGCGCAAAAGTTTGCAAGACATCAAAGAAATTTCCACCGAACTCCGAAAACAGGTACTCGAGTCGCGAAAAATGAAGGTTT